Below is a window of Gossypium hirsutum isolate 1008001.06 chromosome A12, Gossypium_hirsutum_v2.1, whole genome shotgun sequence DNA.
TTCATACCATTCTTCCAAATAGACTTGTCAGAGCTTTTTAACGAGCTTGAAGCTCAGATTTCTACCAAAAAAGAAGCTTATTTTAACACCCTGAGCGATACCATGTCATTCAACTACGTTTTTCGCCTGTTCTGTAACAAAAACCCTAGTGAAACAAAGATAGGTTCTCAAGGACCAAAACTTGTTGacaaatggttgttgtttcagcTTGCACCACTTGGATCACTAGGGTTATCACCCAAAATTCTAGGTTATTTCGAAGATATTTTGTTACGTACATTTAGTTTCCCATTTTTTCTCGTTAAATCTGATTACAAAAAGTTGTACGATGTGTTTTATGAGTTCGGAAGCTCGGTGTTGGATGAAGCTCAAAATGAATTTGGGATTGAAAGAGACGAAGCTTGCCATAACCTGATTTTCCTTGCCGCCTTTAATGCTTATGGTGGCATGAAAGTCCTATTCCCAGGGTTGATCAAGTGGGTTGCATTAGCCGGACAAACGTTACACCAGAGACTAGCTGATGAAATCAGGGCCGTCATCAAGGCTGAAGGTGGGGTCACTTTATCTGCTTTGAACAAGATGGTTTTGGCCAAATCGGTGGTCTATGAATACCTAAGGATCGATCCGCCAGTTCCATTCCAATACGGTAAAGCTAAGGTTGATTTGGTAGTTGAAAGCCACGATGTAGCCTTTGAGATAAAGAAAGGCGAGATGATATTTGGGTATCAGCCATTTGCAACTAAAGATCCTAAGATTTTTGTGAACCCTGAGGAGTTTGTGGCTGATAGATTTGCTGGGGAAGAAGGAGAGAAACTTTTGAAGTATGTATATTGGTCGAATGAGCGTGAGACGGAGGATTCCACGGCGGATAACAAGGCTTGTG
It encodes the following:
- the LOC121210831 gene encoding allene oxide synthase 3, yielding MSSSSSSSSLPSTKLPVKPIPGDYGPHFFGPIRDRLAYFYNEGRDKFFANRIQKYQSTVFKTNMPPGPPIASCSYVICLLDAISFSVLFDASKVEKRDVLDGTFLPSLAYTGGHRVCAYLDPSEPKHSSLKSFFLSTLAARHHKFIPFFQIDLSELFNELEAQISTKKEAYFNTLSDTMSFNYVFRLFCNKNPSETKIGSQGPKLVDKWLLFQLAPLGSLGLSPKILGYFEDILLRTFSFPFFLVKSDYKKLYDVFYEFGSSVLDEAQNEFGIERDEACHNLIFLAAFNAYGGMKVLFPGLIKWVALAGQTLHQRLADEIRAVIKAEGGVTLSALNKMVLAKSVVYEYLRIDPPVPFQYGKAKVDLVVESHDVAFEIKKGEMIFGYQPFATKDPKIFVNPEEFVADRFAGEEGEKLLKYVYWSNERETEDSTADNKACAGKNLVVLLCRVLLVELFLRYDTFQVEAGTFMFAPSVTFKSLTKASSST